GTGGGATTGATATCCGGCATTTGCCGGATATGCGGTTTTACATCCAGCATTGTTACACGATTGCGGACGGCGTTATCGAGAACGTGGAGCGTTGCGAAGTGCCGTTTTTTTGTGCGTTGTTGCTCTTTCCACCATGTTTCTCCCAGAATATTGGCCATCACGCCGAAATCCTCACCGGGGCTTTTCCCTGCCGAACGGGGGTATAAAAAACTGTATATATCCCTCTGTCCCCAGGGCAATATATCCATGATTATCAGATGTTCGGAAAAGTAAAAGGTTGCGTAGCGGGTGTTTAACGCCTGCAAGAGGCCGCAGCGCATATCGAGCCGTTGGTGAAGCTTCTGTCTGCACTCAACGGAGCAGTATCTTTTTCTTCCCATGTTCTCGGTAGTCCCGCAGGACAGGCATCTCCTCGGTTCTTTGTCCTTGTTTGCCAAAACAGCCAGCGCCTTCATGTTCAGCAGCTTTTCCTCCAACCATGAATATTAAAAAGCTTTTTATAAATCCCGATGGCTGCGACGCGGCGCTGCTGTCGGGGGCAATCAGTAATTTGCACCGAGAGGGTCTTTTGGTACCCCCTAAGCATCCGAGACGGATCATCCCTGCCGGGATTGTCTCCGGATGTCATCGGATAGTCGGTACCATTTCTGGACTCCATTTTCGAGCCGGTAGTAATGAATCAGATACGCAACCGCCAGGACAATCAGCAGCCCGGCAAGAACGAAACACAAAACGGAAGGGTATAGCAGGGCATATCCGAGAGAAAGCAAGGCAAACAGGCAAACGAACAGTGTTACCAGTAGATGAACCAGTCTTTCGTGCTGCATCCACTCGATCCTTTTGTCGTGATGCGCAAGCAGTTCCCTTAACGCTTCGGGGGGGAGATTCCTTGCCAGTGCTTCTTGCACAAAGAGTTCATGACGCTTCATGGAGTCGATCATGCCATTCGCCTTTGTCAATGCCGGGGTCCATAATTCTCATTTTCCGGAGCTGATCATAATCCTGATTTGGGATGTTAACGCAACGCGCGATTTTTTGCCAGTCAATCATTGGAGGCAATTGCAAAACTCCCCATTCTTGTCATTCCCGCAACGATTCTGAGCGGGAATCTGGTTCTAACTGCTTGAAAAAACCATATTCCCGATAGAGACATTATGGACATTAAGCTGCGCTTTCGGGAATGACAAATGGTTTTGCAATTGGCTCATTGTCATGTATTTCCTCCGCGCGGGCAGATTGCGTCCAGAATATTCAGTTTTACAGCTACTTGGGCAATAAGCGCTCCGTCAACGCAGAGAGTGCCGTTGTAATCAGAGACGAGATGAAGCAATCTCCGTTGGCCGAAACCGGGGATTGTCAATTCTATCACGATTATTTCCTTATAGGGCCGCCGTTGTAAAAGAGAGAAGCAATGATGAGGCGGCCCGGAAAAAATGGCGGCAGCCTCATGGCTCAGTTGTGCTCGCGGGTTTTATTGAATGTTATTCCGGGCCAGTCCTCCTTGACAAAACCGAGGCGCCATTCGCTCGTGGTCAGATAGGTGAGGTGGCCGTCGGCGTCGAGGGTGAGGTTGTTCTGGTTCTTCTTTTCAAAATCCGCAAGCATTTTTTTGTCGTCGCAGGTCACCCAGCGGGCCGTTGTGTAGTCGATCGTTTCGTAGGAGGCGTCAACCCCGTATTCCGTCTTGAGGCGGGCCATCGTCACGTCGAACTGGAGGACGCCGACTGCCCCGAGGATGTAGTCATTGCCCGCGAGCGGCTTGAAGACCTGCACGGCGCCCTCCTCGGAAAGCTGGGTCAGCCCCTTCTGGAGCTGCTTGATCTTCAACGAGTTTCTGACGAGCACCCGCCGAAAATGTTCCGGGGCAAAGTTGGGGATGCCGGTAAACTGCATAACTTCGCCTTCGGTAAAGGTGTCGCCGGTCTGAATCGTGCCGTGGTTATGGATGCCGATGATGTCCCCCGGCCAGGCCTCTTCGACGTTGGTGCGATCCTGCGCCATGAAGATCGTCGCGTTGGCAAGGACGATTTCGCGGCCGATCCGGTGGTGCATCACCTTCATCCCGCGGGTGAACTTTCCCGAACAGATGCGGAAAAAGGCGATCCGGTCGCGGTGGGCGAGATCCATATTCGCCTGAATCTTGAAGACAAAGCCGGAAAAGGTCTCCTCGAGGGGTGAAACAAGCCGGGTTGTCGTCTGGCGGGGGCCGGGCGCCGGCGCCATTTCGACAAAGGCGTCAAGCAGCTCCCGCACGCCGAAGTTGTTGATCGCGCTGCCGAAAAATACCGGGGTCTGGCTCCCCTTGAGGTATTCCTCCATCGAAAACGGGCTGGAAGCCCCGGCGATCAGTTCGATATCCTCCCGGAGCCGCCCGGCTGAGCTCCCCAGCAGTTCGTCCAGCCGGGGATCGTCCAGATCGGTAATCGTGATTCCCGCCTCCTTGCGGCTGTCCTTCCCCGGGGTAAACAGGTGGAGGGAGCGCCGGTAGATGTTGTAAACCCCCTTGAAGTCCTTGCCCATCCCGATCGGCCAGGAAAGAGGGACGCACTCGATCTGGAGTTTGTCCTCGATGTCGGAGAGGATATCCATTGGCGCCAGTCCATCGCGGTCGAGCTTGTTGATGAAGGTAATGATCGGCGTGTTGCGCATCCGGCAGACCTCCATCAGCTTTTCCGTCTGCGGCTCGACCCCCTTGCCGCTATCGATGACCATCAGCGCGCTATCCACGGCGGTAAGCACGCGGTAGGTGTCCTCGGAGAAATCCTGATGGCCGGGGGTGTCAAGGAGATTGATCTCAAAATTCCGGTAGTGAAACTTCATCACGGAGGTTGTAACCGAGATTCCCCGCTCCTTTTCGATCGTCATCCAGTCGCTCGTCGCGTGACGTCCGGCCTTTCTGGCCTTCACCGCCCCGGCCAACTGGATCGCCCCGCCGAAGAGGAGCAGTTTTTCGGTCAGCGTTGTTTTCCCGGCGTCGGGATGGCTGATGATCCCGAAGGTGCGGCGCTGCTCGATCTCCTGCCGCCGCCGGCGCTCTTCATTGAATGTCGCAGCAGTCTCGGCGGCGGTTTCTTCAATTCCCATATGGTGTACCTGTCCCCATAAAAAATCCCCGATCGCCTCCCGGCACAGGGGACTAAAACATCGTAAATCCGCGGTTCTTCTATATGATGAGGGGAATATTGTCAAGACTTTTTCCTTGCTGCGGCGCTGCTTTCCCTGATCGTGATTTTTCACGGTTGCACAAAAGGCGGCAATGGTCTATTCAACTAAAAATAGGACAGTGAACTGACCCGGGGCGCATTTATTGAGGATGAAGGCATGATTAAAGTCATTAATCTTTTTGACGAAATTCCCTCGGAGCGAACAAAGGAGGCATTTCAGGACATTCTGCGGGCGGAAAACTTGCGGATCGAGCGGATTATCTCCCATGGCGAAGCATCGCCGGAGGGTTTCTGGTACAATCAGCAGGAAAATGAGTGGGTTCTGCTGCTTGCGGGAACGGCGGAACTTTCTTTTGCCGACGGCCAAAAGATCGCGCTTGCTCCGGGTGATTGTCTCCTCATCCCCGGGCACGTGCGCCACCGCGTGGAAAGGACCGATCCCGGGCAGGATACGATCTGGCTGGCTATCCATTTTGGCGGGGAACAGGCGGGGCTTAGTCTATTTGAGGGTGGACAATTCAAGACTGGAAAGTGATAAATGGCACAACTTCCATCCCCAATACTTGTTATCTTTGACTACTCAGGCACTCTGAGCAGCGAAGCGCCCGATTTCGGACGTCCGGAAAATCTTGCCAGCGCTCTTGCAGCAAGCGGTCTGGCTGCCTTCGGCGTTACGGATGCAAACATTTTCTGGGAGAAGATCATTTTTCCGACCTGGGCGGAGGGGAGCCGGACAACAATCGGCTATGCGCGGGTTATAGCAGACAGGATCGCTTCGCTCCATCTTTCCCACCGGGCGCCCGGCGCCAAAAACGAAGTTTCATGTTCTTCAGTTGAAGAGGCGGCGCAGCGTTTTGTAACCATGTATCTCGACCACTCCCGGATGGATCTTCTCTGGCGGCCGCTGCTCGAAAATCTGTATGCCGATCGTAATACTGCCGTCGTGATCGCGACTGACCATTACGCCGAGGCGACCGGCGCAATTATCCGATATCTGCGAAAGTGGGGCATAACGGCAACAAAGGCCGAAAGCAATGCCGCATCACAGCCAGAATCAAAACAGATGGTTACAGCCGCTGCAAGGGGGCGGGAGACGTTCCCGGGCAAATCGGAAAAGGAGGCGCGGTTCAGTTCCTTTATCGTCGCCAATTCCGCAGATCTGGGTTTCTGGAAGGCGGAGCGCCGTTTTTGGGAGCTGCTGGCGGCGCAGTTGTCGGGCAGGTTCCGGTCGGTTCTCATTGTTGACGACTTCGGCTTTAACGAGGCCGATGCCAACGGCTACGGAAAGCTGGCGCTGGTCCGGGACCGCCGGTTGAAGACAAAGGCCGTGCTGCGGGATGTTTTTCAGACCAGCGCATCAACCATCTCGTTCTTCCTGAAAAATGACGAAGGGAGCCGCAAGGGCGACCGGACCAGGAAGATTCGGGCAGCCATAAGGCGAATCAAGGCTGCGGTGCTGTCTTCATAACCGTTGCAGATGCTCGCAGTATATGTTAGAACCCATCGCAGCAATTGAGACATGATACTAAAATGATAAGCGATTTCGCAAATGTTCCGGATTGGCAATAGCTCAATAACAGGCGATGTTTAAAAGGGTGAATGATGGATAAAACGGAAGAAAAAGATTCATTTTTGTCTGAGAAAGATATCCTGCCGCGGGAGCGGCTGATCTTTGCGATGGATGTTTCCTCGGTTGCCGAGGCCAAGGCGCTGGTCGCCGAACTGGGCGATTCCGTCGTGTTTTATAAGCTGGGGCTCCAGATGTTCATGGCGGGCGGCTATTTTGAGCTCTCCGACTGGCTTCGCGAGCGGGGGAAAAAGGTCTTTGTGGATTTGAAGTTTTTTGACGTCCCGCAGACGGTCAAATCGGCGGTAAGCCAGCTTACGGAGCGCGACGTGCAGTTTGTAACGGTTCACGGCAACGACAAAATTATGGAAGCGGCGGCCGCCGCTAAAAAAAACCTGAAGATTCTGGCGGTGACAGCGCTGACCAGTCTCGATGCAGGCGATCTGAAGGACCTGGGGTTTGCGTGCAATGTTGAGGAACTGGTGCTTTCCCGGGCCAGACGCGCCCTGACTGTCGGCTGCGACGGCGTGATCTCCTCCGGTCTTGAGGCGGCGCAAATCCGGTGGGAACTCGGCGAAAAACTGCTGGTAGTAGCGCCGGGAATCAGACCGGTCGCGAATGTTGATGACCAGAAAAGGACGGTCGGGGTAAAAGAGGCATTTCTCAATGGCGCCGATTACATTGTGGTCGGGCGGCCGATCCGGGAGGCGCCGGAGCGCCGCGCCGCCGCCGAAAATATCCAGCAGATGATTGCCGATATTTTTAAATAAATCCCTTGCGCGACGTCTTTCCGTTATGTGAGTCTTACCGGGTTTTTACGAAAGTTTATGGAGAACAAGCTATGTCGGGTATTCAAAAGGGCATTGTCCTTGCGGGGGGTTCGGGGAGCAGGCTCTACCCGCTGAACATGGTGGCGAGCAAACAATTGCAGCCGGTATATGACAAGCCGATGATCTACTATCCACTGGCGACGCTGATGATCGCCGGCATCAGGGATATCCTGATTGTTTCGACGCCGCAGGACACCCCACGCTTCGAGGCCCTCCTCGGCGATGGCTCGCGCTGGGGGCTCAGGATTGCCTACAAGGTGCAGCCCCGGCCGCAGGGGATTGCCCAGGCCTTTATCGTCGGCGAGGAGTTCATCGCGCGGGGGCCCGTTTGTCTGATCCTGGGCGACAATATCTTCTACGGGAAGATGGGGCTCGATGCGATCATCGGGGGATTTACTGCTGGCGCCACGGTCTTTGGATATTATGTAAACGACCCGGAGCGCTACGGGGTTGTCGAGTTTGACGGAACGGGAAAGGCCGTGAGCATCGAAGAAAAGCCGGTTGCTCCCAAGTCCTCCTACGCGGTGCCAGGGCTTTACCTTTACGACGAACAGATAACCGGAATCGCCAAAGCGTTGAACCCCTCGGCGCGCGGGGAGCTGGAGATAACGGATGTCAACATGGAGTACCTGCGACGCGGAAAGCTGCAAGTTGTGCCCCTCGGCAGGGGCATCGCCTGGCTCGATACGGGCACCCACGCCAGCCTGCTGGAGGCGAGCCATTTCATCGGCACGCTGGAGGCCAGGCAGGGGCTGAAGATCGCCTGCCTCGAAGAGATCGCCTTTCGCAAGGGTTTCGTGGACAGGGCAGAGATGCGTAAAGTTATCGACGATACCCCGCGCTCAAGTTATCGCGACTATCTGGAAAGGATCTTCGGGGAGAAAGAGTAGCGGAACGTTATTCAGACCGGCATCCCGGAGCTTTTGGCCTCGTGATATCCCCGGCAAAGCGGCAAATGGCCAAGTCCGATTCCGGCATCCCAAGAGAACGGCGGTAGAACACTGCGATGAAAAAAAAGATTATTTTGGGTCTTTCCATCCTTGCCCTGATGTTTTTATTCGGCGGGCTCTACATCTTCAGGACCACGGAAGCGATCAGCTACGATCTGCATCGCATTACCCGGATGTACCAAACGATGGTTCTTAGGAATAACCTCCTTTTGAGCATCAAGAAAAACCAGGAAAAGATCATTCTCCGGGGCAAATGCTTGGTGCCGGAGAATTTGTCGGGTGCGGCCGGCATGGTGGAAATTGTCGAGAGGTGCGTCCTCTGTCATGCCTCTACTCACACACCCACCTACGGGAAGATGATCGCTTTGAAAGAGGAAATTCTAACCTACAATGCCGCGACGCTTAATGTTTTTGCCGCCGATCCCCTCTCGCCGCTCGCAGGACAGCGGGCGGATGCGGCGCTGACCTTGGGGGATAAACTAATAGGGACAACCGAGAACATGATCAAGGTCACCAGCATCAATCTGGAGAAGCAGGAGCGGAATGTTCTTCGGAGGATAAACCAGCGAAAGTTCACCCTGTTCGTGCTGCTTACTATAGGCCCGTTTTTTGCCGTGGGGTTGGCCTTTTTCCTGATCCGCGGGCTGACCAGACCCGTCAACAGCCTGCTGGACGCCACTCGCAGGCTCAAGGGCGGAGATTTGGAACATCGAATTGAAGGACTGAAGGATGAATTTGGGGAAGTGGCCGAATCGTTTAACGAAATGGCGTCATCCCTGAAAAAGCAGATGCTTGTCATGCAGCGGACGGAGCAATTGCGGGTCTGCGGGGAGATGTCGGCGGGGCTTGCCCATGAAATCCGGAACCCTCTTGCCGGGATGAAGGTGACGATCGAGGTGTTGTTGTCGGAACTGACGCTGGAGCCGCAGGACCGCGAGGCGCTCGAAAAGGTGGTCGAGCAGATACGACATATCGAGCTGCTGATGAAGAATCTTCTCAATTATGCCCGGCCGGCGGCAGCCCAGCCGACCAGCGTCGCTGTCAATAAACTCCTCGAGCAGCAGGTATATTTCATTATGAAGCACCCGTCGTTCGTCTCCGGCAATCCGCGCAAGCAGATAATCAAGGAATTTGCTGAGTCCCTGCCGGAAATTATGGGCGATCCCCAGCAACTGCAGCAGGTTTTTCTCAATCTTTTGCTGAACGCTGCCGACGCCGTCCCGGAGGGAGGAACCATAAGGATAACAACAGGGCAGGACACGCAGAAAAAGACCGTTTCCATCGGGATCAGCAATACGGGAAAAGGCATTCCTGCCGAATTGATGGCGAGGATATTCCTGCCCTTCTTCACAACCAAGGGGAAGGGCTCCGGGACTGGTCTGGGATTGGCCGTTTCCAAACGGATTGTCGAAGAACATGGCGGCGTAATTGAGGTTCACAATAATGTTCCTGATGGGGTTACGTTCACAGTTGCCTTGCCCGTCGGAAAGCAAGTAGAGAGATCAGTATGAAGAACCATGGACGTATTTATCTCGTTGATGATGACGAGCTGATTCTGGCAATGCTTGCCCGAACCCTGAAACGTGAGGGCTACGAGGTGCGCACCAATGCCGGTGATGCAAAACTCGTCGAAAGCATCGTCGAGTGGTCGCCGGATGTCGTTCTGCTCGATGTCAACCTGCCGGGGCAAAACGGCGTGGAGGCGCTTCAGGTTCTGAAAGGTGAAGCGGTTGCGATGGAAGTCATTATGCTGACTGCCGACGATTCGGCGGAGACCGCGGTGAGGGCCATGAAGATCGGCGCCTGGGATTACCTTACCAAACCGTTCAACGTCGATGAGGTCAAGATCGTCATCCGGAATGCAATGGAAAACGTCAAGCTCAAAAAAGAGGTCGAATATCTCAGAAAAATCAGTTCATCATTTTTTGAGAACGATTTTTGGGGTTTTTCCAAGGCAAAAAAAGAGTTGAAGGCGAAGGTGGAAAGGATAGCCGAGGCGCATGTCTCCAGCATCCTGATAACCGGGGAAAGCGGCGTCGGCAAGGAGGTCATAGCGCGCAATATCCACGGAATGATGCACGGACAGGCTATCAGCTCCGCCAGCCCCTTTATTCCAGTCAATTGCAGCGCCCTGCCGGATACCCTCCTGGAGAGCGAGCTTTTCGGCTACGAGAAGGGCGCCTTTACCGACGCCAAAAAAAGCAAGAAGGGGCTTTTTGAAGAGGCCGACGGGGGCACACTGCTGCTGGATGAACTGGGCGAGATGAAGTTGAGCCTGCAGAGCAAGCTCCTGCGCGCCCTGGAGGAGAGAGTGGTAAGAAGAATCGGCGGGCGGGAAGAGAGACCCTTCGACGTGACCGTCGTCGCCACGACCAACAGGGATTTGTCCGGAGCGGTGGAAAAGGGCGAGTTCCGGATGGATCTCTTCTACCGTCTCAACGCCTTTGCCTTGAACGTGCCTCCCCTGCGGGATCCGGACAGACGGGCGGATATCCTTGTTTTGGCCAACAATTTTCTTGCCTCCTTCGCGAAGGAGTACAAAAAGGGCGTTGAGGGGTTTTCTCCCGAGGCCGAGAAATTGATGCTGGCGTATGGGTGGCCGGGAAATGTCAGGGAACTCAAAAACGTCGTGCGGGGAATAGTGGTGTTTCATAACATGAAGCTCATCATGCCTGAACACCTGCCCGTGGAAATCATCGGTTGGGCATATCCCGAGACAAGCCAACGGGAAGAGAAATTCCTTTTGCCGGCGGCGGGGATCTCCCTTGATGAGGTGGAAAAAGACCTGATTGTGCAAGCGCTTGAAATGACGGCGCACAACAAGGCGAAGGCCGCCAGGCTTTTGAATATCAGTTACGATTCGTTTAGATATCAACTCAAGAAATTCGGCTTGGACTGGGGCAGTGAAAAAGAGGCGCACCCCCGGTACATCCCCCGCGAGTTATAAGAAGTTCCCTAATCTCCGTTAATCACAAGCTTGGAAAAGGCCCCGGAGGGAAGGGAGGAGGAGACTCCCCAGCCGGGGCCGGCGGGGAGGGCGCCCCACTTTCATCAGCCACGGTTCAACTTTTTGCCCCTGGTTTTTAGCCGATGACTTCTATCTCATCTTCGGGCTTTATCGTCCCTTCCCGAATAACTATGGCGAAGATGCCCTCGCGCGGCATCACGCAGTCCCCGACAAGCCTGCGGATCTCGCACTCCATGTGGCATTCCTTGCCAATTTGCGTTACCTCAAGCTCCACTTCGCTTCCCACCCGGAGTCTCGTCCCGATGGGGAGATTCATAACCGCAATCCCCACGGTTGTGATATTTTCTGCGAAATCGCCTGGTTGGAGCTGCATCTTAGTCAGCTTTGCCTGGAGCTTATCGATGCTTTCCCGGGCAAGCAGGCTTACCTGCCGATGCCATTTGCCGGCATGCGCGTCGCCTATGATGCCGTGATCGATAAGCAGTTCACAGGAGGGGACGGGATGTTTGCGGACGCCTTTTTCCGAACTGATATTTACCGCCAAGACCTTTGCCATAATCTTCTTTCTTAAGTATATAAAATTATTAAGAACTACTGTTCTTCGATGATTCGTTTCACAAGCATTCTTATCTGCATGAGGTCGAAGGGTTTGGGAACGAACATGTAGGCATTCTTCTCAATGTTTTCCCTCATGTCGTCGCTGATGATCCCCGCGCTCATCATGACCACCTTCGTCGTGGGGGAGACAGCCCTGATTTTTTTCAACACTTCCGTGCCGTCAGTGTCCGGCAGGAAAATGTCGAGGAAACACAGATGGCAGGGCGAAGAGTTAATTTCCGCAAGGGCGCCCTCACCCGTTTCCGCCGTGGCTACCTCGGCGCCCGCCTCCGTCGCATCTTTCTTGATGACCTTTGCCAATCCCTGGAGGATCAAGGCATCGTCATCGACGATAAGAATTCGTTTCCTGCCCATAGCTTTTCCCGATTCGCCGTCTAAAAATAGCA
The sequence above is a segment of the Syntrophobacterales bacterium genome. Coding sequences within it:
- a CDS encoding response regulator, with product MGRKRILIVDDDALILQGLAKVIKKDATEAGAEVATAETGEGALAEINSSPCHLCFLDIFLPDTDGTEVLKKIRAVSPTTKVVMMSAGIISDDMRENIEKNAYMFVPKPFDLMQIRMLVKRIIEEQ
- a CDS encoding cupin domain-containing protein, with amino-acid sequence MIKVINLFDEIPSERTKEAFQDILRAENLRIERIISHGEASPEGFWYNQQENEWVLLLAGTAELSFADGQKIALAPGDCLLIPGHVRHRVERTDPGQDTIWLAIHFGGEQAGLSLFEGGQFKTGK
- a CDS encoding MOSC domain-containing protein; translation: MAKVLAVNISSEKGVRKHPVPSCELLIDHGIIGDAHAGKWHRQVSLLARESIDKLQAKLTKMQLQPGDFAENITTVGIAVMNLPIGTRLRVGSEVELEVTQIGKECHMECEIRRLVGDCVMPREGIFAIVIREGTIKPEDEIEVIG
- the rfbA gene encoding glucose-1-phosphate thymidylyltransferase RfbA, encoding MSGIQKGIVLAGGSGSRLYPLNMVASKQLQPVYDKPMIYYPLATLMIAGIRDILIVSTPQDTPRFEALLGDGSRWGLRIAYKVQPRPQGIAQAFIVGEEFIARGPVCLILGDNIFYGKMGLDAIIGGFTAGATVFGYYVNDPERYGVVEFDGTGKAVSIEEKPVAPKSSYAVPGLYLYDEQITGIAKALNPSARGELEITDVNMEYLRRGKLQVVPLGRGIAWLDTGTHASLLEASHFIGTLEARQGLKIACLEEIAFRKGFVDRAEMRKVIDDTPRSSYRDYLERIFGEKE
- a CDS encoding J domain-containing protein; the protein is MKALAVLANKDKEPRRCLSCGTTENMGRKRYCSVECRQKLHQRLDMRCGLLQALNTRYATFYFSEHLIIMDILPWGQRDIYSFLYPRSAGKSPGEDFGVMANILGETWWKEQQRTKKRHFATLHVLDNAVRNRVTMLDVKPHIRQMPDINPTALVYLDIDKSSLSSEELNKIVRNAYRRQVKIHHPDLGGDAEMFRKIYKAYEELLNWADNPSFISRRGFPDKWFYEGGKERWFQPSFLTKSGQ
- the pyrF gene encoding orotidine-5'-phosphate decarboxylase codes for the protein MDKTEEKDSFLSEKDILPRERLIFAMDVSSVAEAKALVAELGDSVVFYKLGLQMFMAGGYFELSDWLRERGKKVFVDLKFFDVPQTVKSAVSQLTERDVQFVTVHGNDKIMEAAAAAKKNLKILAVTALTSLDAGDLKDLGFACNVEELVLSRARRALTVGCDGVISSGLEAAQIRWELGEKLLVVAPGIRPVANVDDQKRTVGVKEAFLNGADYIVVGRPIREAPERRAAAENIQQMIADIFK
- a CDS encoding HAMP domain-containing protein, coding for MKKKIILGLSILALMFLFGGLYIFRTTEAISYDLHRITRMYQTMVLRNNLLLSIKKNQEKIILRGKCLVPENLSGAAGMVEIVERCVLCHASTHTPTYGKMIALKEEILTYNAATLNVFAADPLSPLAGQRADAALTLGDKLIGTTENMIKVTSINLEKQERNVLRRINQRKFTLFVLLTIGPFFAVGLAFFLIRGLTRPVNSLLDATRRLKGGDLEHRIEGLKDEFGEVAESFNEMASSLKKQMLVMQRTEQLRVCGEMSAGLAHEIRNPLAGMKVTIEVLLSELTLEPQDREALEKVVEQIRHIELLMKNLLNYARPAAAQPTSVAVNKLLEQQVYFIMKHPSFVSGNPRKQIIKEFAESLPEIMGDPQQLQQVFLNLLLNAADAVPEGGTIRITTGQDTQKKTVSIGISNTGKGIPAELMARIFLPFFTTKGKGSGTGLGLAVSKRIVEEHGGVIEVHNNVPDGVTFTVALPVGKQVERSV
- a CDS encoding sigma-54 dependent transcriptional regulator, with product MKNHGRIYLVDDDELILAMLARTLKREGYEVRTNAGDAKLVESIVEWSPDVVLLDVNLPGQNGVEALQVLKGEAVAMEVIMLTADDSAETAVRAMKIGAWDYLTKPFNVDEVKIVIRNAMENVKLKKEVEYLRKISSSFFENDFWGFSKAKKELKAKVERIAEAHVSSILITGESGVGKEVIARNIHGMMHGQAISSASPFIPVNCSALPDTLLESELFGYEKGAFTDAKKSKKGLFEEADGGTLLLDELGEMKLSLQSKLLRALEERVVRRIGGREERPFDVTVVATTNRDLSGAVEKGEFRMDLFYRLNAFALNVPPLRDPDRRADILVLANNFLASFAKEYKKGVEGFSPEAEKLMLAYGWPGNVRELKNVVRGIVVFHNMKLIMPEHLPVEIIGWAYPETSQREEKFLLPAAGISLDEVEKDLIVQALEMTAHNKAKAARLLNISYDSFRYQLKKFGLDWGSEKEAHPRYIPREL
- a CDS encoding peptide chain release factor 3 codes for the protein MGIEETAAETAATFNEERRRRQEIEQRRTFGIISHPDAGKTTLTEKLLLFGGAIQLAGAVKARKAGRHATSDWMTIEKERGISVTTSVMKFHYRNFEINLLDTPGHQDFSEDTYRVLTAVDSALMVIDSGKGVEPQTEKLMEVCRMRNTPIITFINKLDRDGLAPMDILSDIEDKLQIECVPLSWPIGMGKDFKGVYNIYRRSLHLFTPGKDSRKEAGITITDLDDPRLDELLGSSAGRLREDIELIAGASSPFSMEEYLKGSQTPVFFGSAINNFGVRELLDAFVEMAPAPGPRQTTTRLVSPLEETFSGFVFKIQANMDLAHRDRIAFFRICSGKFTRGMKVMHHRIGREIVLANATIFMAQDRTNVEEAWPGDIIGIHNHGTIQTGDTFTEGEVMQFTGIPNFAPEHFRRVLVRNSLKIKQLQKGLTQLSEEGAVQVFKPLAGNDYILGAVGVLQFDVTMARLKTEYGVDASYETIDYTTARWVTCDDKKMLADFEKKNQNNLTLDADGHLTYLTTSEWRLGFVKEDWPGITFNKTREHN